From one Candidatus Rhodoluna planktonica genomic stretch:
- a CDS encoding ADP-dependent NAD(P)H-hydrate dehydratase, translating into MANSFDPVRFFRPLGPADDKYSHGVVGFVTGSANYPGAGILGVQSAIRAGAGLVRYWGNSETAKLVVSARPEVVLGNGRVDCWVLGSGVRPDDSELADRILQLGSAQTPLVIDAGALEIVDFSVLTARTVLTPHASEMVKLLARFGEKYQRSDIDTDPATFALLAANLTGQTVLLKGHQTFVASDSQVQKVGPNSPHLATAGSGDVLAGLLGAMIARNASALATDAGLLFDIAIAAVKLHSAAATAAAAIKTVAALDVAEQIGVLLARSN; encoded by the coding sequence ATGGCAAATTCATTTGATCCGGTTCGGTTTTTTCGGCCGCTCGGTCCGGCTGATGATAAGTACTCACACGGAGTTGTCGGATTTGTTACAGGCTCGGCCAACTACCCTGGGGCAGGAATTTTGGGGGTTCAATCGGCGATTCGGGCCGGCGCCGGTTTAGTTCGGTACTGGGGCAATTCAGAAACTGCCAAATTAGTAGTTTCCGCTAGGCCAGAGGTTGTCCTGGGTAATGGCCGAGTTGATTGTTGGGTGCTTGGTTCTGGCGTCAGGCCGGATGACAGTGAATTAGCCGATCGCATTCTTCAGCTTGGGTCGGCTCAAACACCGTTGGTGATCGATGCCGGTGCGCTTGAAATTGTGGATTTTTCGGTTTTGACTGCCCGAACTGTACTGACTCCACACGCCAGCGAAATGGTCAAACTCTTGGCCAGATTTGGTGAAAAATACCAGCGGTCAGACATCGACACCGACCCTGCAACTTTTGCTTTGCTTGCGGCCAATCTAACCGGCCAAACCGTGTTGCTAAAGGGGCACCAAACTTTTGTGGCCAGTGATTCTCAGGTTCAAAAAGTTGGCCCCAACTCGCCGCATTTAGCTACCGCCGGAAGCGGGGATGTACTTGCCGGATTGCTCGGTGCGATGATTGCGAGAAACGCATCCGCGTTGGCCACAGATGCAGGTTTGCTTTTTGATATCGCTATTGCGGCGGTAAAACTACATTCGGCAGCAGCAACTGCTGCAGCAGCTATCAAAACAGTTGCTGCGCTAGACGTCGCAGAGCAAATAGGGGTTTTACTTGCCCGGTCAAACTAA
- a CDS encoding glycosyltransferase 87 family protein, translating into MPGQTKKIWLEYLAIAALGILAHSIIYLQGLQNSAVSPMNDLILYQWWLQQALAGMGWYGITVEWVYPYLAIFPMLIAQGFSNGAGLLIGWIVLFSILHILTALALKYYFGKTGSRAAILWFGFLLVLGPVSLSRIDTAASLSALAGLMIWLRGREKTAAAFFVFGAWLKVWPAAFVASLFIFVKQKAAVIRTALVLAVAILAAPIILTGNFSALSFIASQTGRGLQIESVAATWFLWLAKFGDGSYGIYYDEKMVTNQVFGPDIGVIAQVLNPLLLVAVVALVLLGMRAAQRTENTNELLFVVWLTITVALIVFNKVGSPQFIGWIVVPVLGLILIGSKLVRVATGFVFALAALTNLVYPIWYLDLMSLGLTSLTLLTVRNVLLIVFFAWLLFRLVIMTRAVR; encoded by the coding sequence TTGCCCGGTCAAACTAAGAAAATCTGGCTGGAATATCTGGCAATTGCTGCGCTTGGAATTTTGGCGCACTCGATTATTTATCTGCAGGGGCTGCAGAATTCGGCTGTCTCGCCGATGAATGATTTGATTCTTTACCAGTGGTGGCTGCAACAGGCCTTGGCTGGAATGGGTTGGTACGGAATCACAGTTGAATGGGTCTACCCATACCTGGCCATCTTTCCGATGCTAATTGCCCAGGGGTTTTCGAACGGCGCGGGCCTGCTCATCGGCTGGATTGTGCTGTTCTCGATTTTGCACATTCTTACGGCTCTCGCGCTCAAGTATTACTTTGGTAAAACAGGTAGCCGGGCAGCAATTTTGTGGTTTGGTTTTCTGTTGGTCTTGGGGCCGGTATCGCTAAGCCGAATCGATACCGCAGCAAGCTTGTCAGCGTTAGCGGGATTGATGATTTGGTTACGCGGTCGAGAAAAAACTGCTGCGGCCTTTTTTGTTTTCGGAGCCTGGCTTAAGGTTTGGCCAGCAGCGTTTGTTGCCAGCCTGTTCATCTTCGTAAAGCAAAAGGCTGCAGTCATTCGCACCGCACTGGTTTTGGCGGTCGCGATATTGGCTGCACCAATTATCTTGACAGGCAATTTTTCGGCGCTCAGTTTTATCGCCTCGCAAACCGGACGAGGTTTACAGATTGAGTCTGTGGCCGCGACCTGGTTTCTGTGGCTAGCCAAGTTCGGTGACGGCAGTTACGGCATTTACTATGACGAAAAAATGGTGACCAATCAGGTTTTCGGGCCAGACATCGGAGTAATCGCCCAGGTTCTCAACCCGCTATTACTTGTCGCGGTAGTTGCCTTGGTTTTGTTGGGGATGCGCGCCGCTCAAAGAACTGAAAACACCAATGAACTGCTTTTTGTCGTCTGGCTAACGATTACCGTCGCCCTGATCGTGTTCAACAAAGTTGGCTCGCCCCAATTTATCGGCTGGATTGTTGTTCCCGTTCTGGGCCTAATTTTGATTGGGTCAAAGCTAGTTCGCGTAGCGACAGGCTTTGTCTTTGCACTCGCTGCCCTCACCAACTTGGTTTATCCAATTTGGTATCTAGACCTAATGTCGCTCGGCCTTACCAGTTTGACCCTGCTAACGGTTAGAAACGTCCTGCTAATCGTATTTTTTGCTTGGTTGCTTTTCCGATTGGTGATTATGACTCGAGCAGTTCGCTGA
- the metX gene encoding homoserine O-acetyltransferase MetX — translation MEFQTSEDTVPSAFITEEQTRQLVGRPPASGAWRDGDPAGDRQFATLPDLRLESGRVLESPRIAFETWGELNNEHTNAVLILHALTGDSHVLGSASKDHPTEGWWQGIVGPGLAIDTDRYFVVAPNMLGSCQGSTGPSSLDKFGREYAALFPFLTIRDQVLAQHEFAHVIGIKKWHSVIGGSMGGMHALEWAITYPDELKRVAVLAAPAISSADQIALNSVQVEAIMTDPAFNDGFYYDAKPGFGPHRGLALARRMALLNYRSPGELNDRFERSWQSEVNPLGGGGRFAVESYLDFHGNKFTRRFDANSYITLVQAMNSHDVGRGRGGVSKALAQITAKTLVVGISTDRLFPVHDQQLIADGITSELVGGELRVIESAYGHDGFLIENNLVGPLISELLES, via the coding sequence ATGGAGTTTCAAACCTCAGAGGACACCGTACCGTCCGCGTTTATTACCGAGGAGCAAACCCGGCAGCTCGTCGGGCGACCCCCTGCCTCGGGTGCTTGGCGAGACGGTGACCCCGCAGGTGATCGACAATTTGCCACCCTTCCCGACTTGCGCCTCGAAAGCGGTCGAGTTCTAGAGTCTCCTCGAATTGCTTTTGAAACCTGGGGCGAGCTCAACAACGAACACACCAATGCGGTCCTAATCTTGCATGCGCTGACCGGCGACTCTCACGTTCTAGGCAGTGCCTCAAAAGATCATCCCACCGAGGGTTGGTGGCAAGGCATTGTTGGTCCAGGGCTTGCAATTGACACCGATCGCTACTTTGTTGTTGCGCCAAACATGCTTGGCAGTTGCCAGGGATCTACCGGGCCTTCATCGCTGGATAAATTTGGCCGAGAGTATGCCGCGCTATTTCCATTTCTAACTATTCGCGATCAAGTGCTCGCGCAGCACGAATTCGCTCATGTTATCGGCATCAAAAAATGGCACTCGGTGATTGGCGGCTCGATGGGTGGCATGCACGCCCTCGAATGGGCTATCACCTACCCGGATGAGTTGAAACGCGTAGCGGTTCTTGCAGCCCCAGCAATTTCTAGCGCCGATCAGATTGCTTTGAATTCGGTGCAAGTTGAAGCAATCATGACTGACCCGGCATTCAACGACGGCTTTTACTACGATGCCAAACCGGGATTTGGACCACACCGCGGATTAGCCCTAGCCCGACGGATGGCACTTTTGAACTACCGATCACCGGGTGAACTAAACGACAGATTCGAACGCAGTTGGCAATCTGAGGTGAACCCGCTCGGTGGTGGTGGGCGTTTTGCTGTCGAAAGTTACCTTGACTTTCACGGCAATAAGTTCACCCGAAGATTCGATGCCAATAGTTACATCACTCTGGTGCAGGCAATGAACTCACACGATGTCGGCCGTGGCCGCGGTGGGGTCTCTAAAGCTCTCGCTCAAATCACAGCAAAAACGCTGGTCGTAGGAATTTCTACCGATCGACTTTTCCCGGTGCATGATCAGCAACTTATTGCCGATGGCATCACGAGCGAACTAGTCGGTGGCGAATTGCGAGTCATTGAATCGGCTTACGGCCACGACGGTTTCTTGATTGAAAACAACTTAGTTGGGCCACTGATCAGCGAACTGCTCGAGTCATAA
- a CDS encoding bifunctional o-acetylhomoserine/o-acetylserine sulfhydrylase encodes MSTDPNNWGFETAQIHAGATPDPVTNSRAVPIYQTTAYTFNSSEHAANLFGLAEFGNIYTRIMNPTQDVAEKRIAALEGGTAALLLSSGQAAETFAILNIAQAGDHIVASSTIYGGTYNLFKYTLPKLGITTTFVENQDDLDEWQRAVQPNTKAFFAETIGNPKVSILDIEGVADVAHRNGVPFIVDNTVATPYLIQPLKHGADIVVHSATKFLAGHGTVVAGAIVDGGKFEWSKSDKFPGLNEPDPSYHGVVYTQALGDAIAYIIKARVQLLRDIGAAISPNSAFQLIQGIETLSLRVERHVENAKKIATWLKNHPQVESVNYAGLESSPWFEAGKKYAPKGTGAIVSFEIKGGRPSGSKFVDSLNLFSHVANIGDVRSLVIHPASTTHSQLTPKQQLTAGVTPGLVRLSVGLESIDDLIADLETGFAAAL; translated from the coding sequence ATGAGCACCGATCCAAACAACTGGGGATTTGAAACTGCACAGATTCACGCCGGTGCTACCCCGGATCCGGTTACCAATTCCCGTGCCGTACCGATTTACCAGACCACCGCTTACACATTTAATAGCAGTGAGCACGCTGCCAACCTTTTCGGTTTAGCTGAGTTTGGCAACATCTACACACGCATCATGAACCCAACCCAGGATGTAGCCGAAAAGCGCATTGCGGCGCTCGAGGGCGGAACTGCAGCGCTACTTCTGTCATCTGGTCAGGCGGCAGAAACTTTTGCCATTTTGAACATCGCACAGGCCGGTGACCACATCGTTGCGTCTTCAACCATCTACGGTGGAACTTACAACCTCTTCAAATACACTCTGCCAAAGCTGGGCATCACCACCACTTTTGTTGAGAATCAGGATGACCTCGACGAGTGGCAGCGCGCGGTGCAGCCAAACACCAAGGCATTTTTTGCAGAGACCATCGGCAACCCTAAAGTTTCAATTTTGGACATCGAAGGAGTCGCTGACGTTGCGCACCGCAATGGCGTGCCATTCATCGTAGATAACACAGTGGCCACCCCGTACCTCATTCAACCTCTGAAGCACGGAGCCGACATTGTCGTTCACTCAGCCACCAAGTTTTTGGCGGGTCACGGCACGGTTGTTGCCGGAGCAATCGTCGACGGCGGCAAATTTGAGTGGAGCAAGTCTGACAAATTCCCTGGCCTAAATGAGCCAGACCCTTCATACCACGGCGTGGTTTACACCCAGGCACTGGGCGATGCCATCGCTTACATCATCAAAGCCCGAGTTCAATTGCTGCGCGACATCGGTGCAGCCATTTCACCGAACAGCGCCTTCCAACTGATTCAAGGAATTGAAACCCTAAGTCTTCGAGTCGAACGACACGTCGAGAACGCTAAAAAAATTGCCACCTGGCTAAAAAACCACCCTCAGGTTGAATCGGTCAACTATGCCGGACTTGAGAGTTCACCCTGGTTTGAAGCAGGCAAGAAGTACGCACCTAAAGGCACAGGTGCAATTGTCTCCTTCGAGATCAAGGGTGGCCGCCCATCCGGTTCTAAATTTGTCGACTCGTTGAACCTGTTCAGCCACGTGGCAAACATTGGTGATGTTAGGTCGCTTGTGATTCACCCGGCTTCGACGACTCACTCCCAGCTGACCCCAAAGCAACAGTTGACTGCTGGTGTCACCCCCGGTCTGGTTCGACTTTCAGTCGGCCTTGAGTCAATTGATGACCTAATTGCCGACCTAGAAACCGGTTTTGCCGCAGCTCTGTAG
- a CDS encoding uracil-DNA glycosylase, which translates to MSNEISQSLYARGVFFEQMHPRWQELLSDQRGLFAQIELKLGNQDFLPPREQIMKAFEADPQSVKVVIVGQDPYPTPGVAIGLAFAIRRGTRPIPGSLRNIFKELGEDIGQSANVDESLETWLRQGVLLLNRHLTCASGQAGSHHNLGWAEITDAALRALDKLHGSKLVVVLWGNQAQQLESRLGKAQVIRGVHPSPLSAHRGFFGSKPFSNINRLLSEQGLPPIDWLGEKDAFGF; encoded by the coding sequence GTGTCGAACGAGATATCGCAATCGCTCTACGCTAGAGGAGTGTTTTTTGAGCAAATGCATCCGCGCTGGCAAGAATTGCTGTCTGATCAGCGAGGGTTGTTCGCGCAAATTGAGCTCAAACTTGGCAACCAAGATTTCCTGCCCCCTCGAGAGCAGATCATGAAGGCCTTTGAAGCCGATCCGCAGTCTGTGAAAGTCGTGATTGTCGGACAAGATCCCTACCCAACCCCGGGTGTTGCAATCGGTTTAGCTTTTGCTATTCGACGCGGCACCAGGCCGATACCAGGCAGCTTGAGAAATATTTTCAAAGAACTTGGCGAAGACATTGGTCAATCTGCAAATGTCGATGAGAGTTTAGAAACTTGGCTGAGGCAAGGCGTGCTGCTGCTAAATCGCCACCTCACTTGTGCTTCCGGTCAGGCCGGTTCGCATCACAACCTGGGCTGGGCCGAGATTACAGATGCTGCTCTTCGCGCTTTAGATAAGCTGCATGGCTCGAAGCTAGTTGTTGTGCTTTGGGGAAATCAGGCCCAGCAACTTGAATCGAGATTAGGCAAGGCGCAGGTGATTCGCGGAGTTCACCCTTCACCGCTGTCCGCGCACCGCGGTTTTTTTGGCTCGAAACCTTTTAGTAACATCAACCGATTACTCTCTGAGCAGGGTTTGCCGCCAATCGACTGGTTAGGAGAAAAAGATGCCTTTGGATTCTGA
- a CDS encoding GNAT family N-acetyltransferase, which yields MPLDSESRWRLVRQKKAKPSNPENLESKIRTLEPGDLAQVHDIYNFYIQNGVATLDIELMTLAQWKDKAAWLESLGLPFIVAESPSGEILGFAYLAPWRQKAGFKRTAENTIYLRPAAMGKRIGSRLLAELLERGKKAGIREVLAVISDQGAEASIRLHESFGFKSQGHLERVGFKLGKWIGTYLMQKSL from the coding sequence ATGCCTTTGGATTCTGAATCACGCTGGCGACTGGTACGCCAGAAAAAGGCGAAACCCTCCAATCCAGAAAATCTTGAATCCAAAATTCGCACCCTTGAACCGGGTGATTTGGCTCAGGTGCACGATATTTACAATTTCTACATCCAAAACGGTGTCGCCACTTTGGACATCGAGCTAATGACTTTGGCACAGTGGAAAGACAAGGCGGCTTGGCTTGAGTCACTTGGCTTGCCATTCATTGTTGCCGAAAGCCCATCGGGTGAAATTCTTGGCTTTGCCTATTTAGCACCCTGGCGGCAGAAGGCTGGTTTCAAGCGCACGGCTGAAAATACCATTTACTTAAGGCCGGCAGCGATGGGCAAACGCATCGGCAGCCGGTTGCTTGCCGAGTTGCTTGAGCGAGGAAAAAAAGCTGGAATTCGAGAAGTCTTGGCGGTCATCTCTGACCAGGGTGCCGAAGCCTCGATAAGGTTGCACGAGTCTTTTGGGTTCAAGTCGCAGGGGCATCTTGAAAGAGTTGGCTTCAAACTTGGCAAATGGATTGGTACCTATCTGATGCAGAAAAGTTTGTAA